TTTAGCAATGTAAACAAGGAATGATAGTAAATAGAGATTCAAAACACAGCTATACAGAGCAACAAAAGCAAACCACTCAGCAAAAATAGGATCAAATCTTTTTTTGAGAGAACAGTTTATTAATTGATTGGAACAACAGCAAAgtaatacaatattttaataagcAATAATCCAGTCTTTTactgattttattattaatggtcAGCCATTTATTGCTTAATAAAGGTAAATTATGAAGAAACAGCAGAAACATTTTGAAGTAAAATGGAAGCATAAGAAATTAAACTATTGTCAAATCAGTAGAGGTGTGATGAGAGAGTTAGCTCATGAGAAGAGACACGAGATTTAGTTCATGAGAAAGAGTTGAGATTTTTTAGAAATCCTCAATgatgaaatacatgactagaaaaatgtAGCTGCgtctgaaatgttttaactaatcaccttgtaatgaatgtcatttcactTCAAAATGTCACCCAAACCCGTGTATCTTTGGTTAGGATAGTAACCAGGCGAGTGTGaagagacggggtggtggaagGATGCAGAACAGTCGGCTAAGTATTTACAGGCCTCCTCTTATTGGGTAGATTATTTGAATGCGCTCCTCCCGAAACATCATTAAGCGCAAACAATGAGTacaaccataatcaaagtactctctcaatattcaaagtgcaactagagaccaaatttttcttcaagcatgatacagagctgagagatggttacagcTACACAGgccagcctaagatagctttcatattgagagatgttttcatgcatcagggagccgctttcaaaatgcatgATATTGAAATCGTGTTTGAATGTGCATTcgcgttttactttcgcttttcAACATGCTAAATAGGGGGCAATGGTGCTGAGTGCACATTCTACAAGATAAGGCATATGTCAGATGCTATGGCTCTGGTGCGCAATGAATCCtctgccatggtcttgtcagtcatctcatcACTTACTCTCATCACATGATCAGTGAACTTTGATTCCCGCTGCACTACAGATGACTCTGCAGCAGGAATCAGTCGGATGAGATGGATGGGATTgaagcgaccgttatccaactaaattaaatggtttttatttctataaaaagcaaaacgacagtggaggcgtaatgtaaacatagcggtggcatattctatcctaatttTACACTCCGTCAAGGCAATATCGAGAGACAGCTTTTCACCTCGACAAGAAATCTTGTCACaatctcgcgagatctcgtcacacccctacaaATCAGTGTTATATATAGTGTTAAATGTTTTCACATTAGTGCCTGGATCCTTTTCATTTGTCATTTAGCTGGCACGACACCACAGCTATTTCAGCTGTTTCAGAATTGTACTCTGCAAATGAATCCCTGTTTGGTGGAGCAGTGGCCGTCATTTAGTTTCCCAGTATGTGTAATCGCCGCACAGTCCTCTCCTTCCTCTCCCAGACCGTGTTGTTTCCAGTCATCTGGCTGACCAGGATTCCATCGTCTGTGAAAAACGCCAATCAACAAATGTCACTCCATTCCATCTGAATATAAAACATCTTTCTGTCATCCCATCCGATCTAGAGTTCATTTTATACTATGCATTTAATCCCAACACCactacaaacaaaaatatttaaacagattattatttatttatttatttatttattttattttttttgctagatacatttacttgacaATCAATAGCTTGAAGTACGTTTTCTTGAAGTACCTTCTTCCTTTTCCTACTCATGATTACAAAGGGCAATAATTGGAAAATGGAAAACTATGTAATCATTATCCACTTTATTATTAACATAAGAGTGGCGCGGCCATTTCTGACTTGAATGTGTGAGGCTTCTGGTATCCGATTTTACCTGTACAAACACAGtctgttatgctgcttgatattgcaaactggtatttgatatcacattattttaattatcataATCATAAAAACATTGGTTTGCAGTTCAAATAGTTTTACcatttactgcactttgttattctatttttttttttttttttttgagaacataatcaaacatgacacatgaaagcctgtaGACTGACTTTTATGTGAAGGACTCAGAATGATTTTGCTGGGAAAACTAAAAGGATGTGATAGTCACACATACTCTGGAGAGCCTCTCTTCTGTTCAATGACACATGATACAAACAATGTTCAGGATAATGCTGAAAGCCATTCTGTACTGGaatgtcaatgtgtcatgcaaagaaaagggATTCATTCAAACTATAGTATCACACAgccagatctttatttacctcaTCTGTCGACATGATGCCGGTGAATcgcagagctggtgcaaaccacattgctatgatcagatgctttttttaactgctgttttcttaccgttgtcatttttgttgtgtgtttattacgATTGTGAGCATGagttgctggctgcagttcacttaatggCCACCGGTGTCGCTAACAACAAGGGTTTCTAAATGGGCTATatgcacggttacttcctggtttgtcgttaagccagctcaggcatttccggtgaactcttagctgttcattctgtactcgctgtacatcaacacaaaaccatcagtggttgactttttaatgttatattcatatcttaatgcagttatcacatttaactaatttgccaataaacccgttttattgattgcaataaagacaaaGCTATTGGGACCATTTAAGAAACAccatgtctgtaattagacacacgcacacacatttttctccagcacttcaaatgttatttttaatgtgatgaccacaaacattactTGTTCATCCTTTCcgagattgtccccattgtaaaaccgaacgtttaaaaatgtaggaaattcaacatttgatagaaaacacttatttaaaaataaaaaagacaataattaccactttaaccagcaggtggcggcaaagtagcatttatttgcgcatatatcagccatttcctctaatcgtttttcacttcgtttttgactaaatattaaacattataaaataactaggtttaaaaatacattttgtcaatgtgaagtattaaatctcatgaaaaacaataacttttcttgtgaatgaatgacagaaagCGAGCACCGCTCTCTCTTTATAATCACAGCAGCTTTCAGTCAGTGCAGCACAAGATCAGTGATTTCAGAACACTTGTGAAAACTCACATTTTATtaaactaaagtgcacaataaatatttaatttttgaagcttgttttcacataaaagtgtgaaaactgatggtcgaattgaatttacCTGCGAAGGAACAATGaggtacgtctttatttatttatttatttatttatttatcccatcttacatttgaataactaaattaatgctattcctgactatttaagtgactatattctgattaaaaactaagtattacactaatgatgctcaacacaccagcaaatgacatctcaggatttgtgaatggcagtgaatatCTGTAAGGTCTAGAATGTACAGAAGCCCTAAGAGGCCATggaatataattatttttctttcatatttttttgtgatcaCAACTTAATTTTCTCGTGATCTCGAGATAAGGGTCTCTCTAAAAGCTTTTAGAATAGTTATAGAATAATCTGGCACTCTTCTGAAGGCACTCCGCCTGTGCTTGAGCTGTTCAACGCACTGTTGATCATTTAAACATgtcaattacacaaataaaatgtttagcgTATATTGATTGAACAGTGATTGATTagcctatatttatttatttatttattgtagacTTCAGTATTAAGCGAAGTAaacattttgctgaaatatccACAAGATACAAGAGCGCATGATTTATCCGTTGATCAGTTGCGCGTGAAAGTTGTGTTTGTTAATACAGCAACAGTAGAATCCGGGTGCAGTGTGTTTCAGAATCAAACAATcaacttttgttatctcgagatcatgatcaaaagaaaacaagagagaaaaataataataatccatggCCTTTTAGAGCTTCAGTAAGAATGTAtattattcaaatgtaaatttaaatgtatgctattttaatgtatgtttgctaaaaaaatgttcttgtgAATCAAGCTTTCTTAATTGGGGAGAATAATGCATGAATCAGCTCACTCTTTGTTCATGGTGTAAGGAGTGTCATCCACCCATCTCCACTGGCCTGTGGTCTGATCCGTTAGACCGACCCAGTAGGATGTGGGTATGGTATGATGGTTCAAGAATGCCTAGGAGAAAGAcagagttttaaaaaaaaatgaaatgaaaatgctgttaTGCGCAATTAATGAACATTACACACCCACTCCCTGTCGTCGTCTTGTATTTTGAGGAGTAACGCGCCCTGTGCTTTGCAGTAATCTCGTGCCTCAGTCCAGTTGAGTGCATTACTAGAGAACAATAAACAGCTGCTTTTGTATGATATCCAGCCAGATTTACAGGTTACAGGGACGTCTGTgtcagagagagacagagaaaagtAACTAAATAAGAGGTATGAAAGAGAGGGATGAATatacagcaatttaaccacatAAAATAGCGCTACACTCTTAACCTCTATGGTATGATATTAATGAGGAAAAcattatttgtgttgtttttcctgcttaaaattggacactttaacaatatcaataaacattttcatacatttttaatttattaattttttaaaagtttgttgtctcaaggcaacattgtaccacaatggacaaattgaaacatttggcattttagaaaaaagaaatatatttattgaaaacatcattttttttttaattagacacttgaataaataaattaatccactttttaatgtattaaaagtttcatatttaataaaaagtaacattttatatccAGCTGTTGCTCTCAGTCAACACTGTACCATAGTGGAAGAGAAGTATTACCAAACCATCATATCTTTATGTTATCATATCAAATTATCATATccatcttcatcctcatctccatcttCTCTCTCACCCTCACTCTCTCCCTGACGGATTGTCACTATgatttcatcttcctcatcacagTATAACTCCTCATCCTCACCCTCACCAACTGCCAGTGCTACCGGTGTTTTATACCTTCTGaagtgctatagaaaatgtgcagatcataatatatgcagatatagtatgtgaattactattcttataagtgcattacaaaatcatgtgaaaatgcaaatatatttagataattctaactcttttccttacaaatataatacatttgcaTTCAAACCTATTATGCCTGTATGGCCTTATGCGATTCCATTAAGGTACATTGTTGCCTTGAGGCaacacactgttttttttttttttttttttctctaaaacatttgatgatatataatgtaatgttcTTGAAAATACTTTACTTGCAAGTGAAAGtgattcatattttttgtgggtGATTAAATGGATACAAATAAGTGAAAAATGCACTTTTCATTGGAGAAAATATGGAGCCATGTGACATGTGAACACGTGCtgaaacaggacacaaaatggacccctgtgggtcatgttttggtcttttttgcactttCATTGATTAGTATTTCAATTATTCTGCACTGAGATTTGTTTGATCAATAAATTGgtgtcttattttattaaaaacaaactaaaatagactATGTTGCCTGGAGGCAACACCGTACCATAGAGGGAAATATAAATGCTCTTTTTGTCATTGATGGTTCCATTAGGaatcttttacattttacaaaaattaacatccatggaatcttcATAGTGTAAAATTGTTCTGTAGATTTTCACAATGTTCTtaacactaagaaaaaaatggttattttaagaatattcactgaaaggttctttgaggagccaaaaatggttcttctatggcattggTGTGAAACCCCCTTTCGGAAGCTTTATTAGAGTGTAGATGAAGTACCTTCTTACTGCAGTCAGTGTCCTGTGAGGTTAATTTCAATCCATTTATTTCCAATATAAAGAATAACGTCAGTATCAGCATGCAGGTCCATGAAAtctaattataaatatatttctgaaaTCATGTCTTTATTCAACTAAAAAAAGAGATAAATTCAATAAATTCAACTGAGGGATACAGTTGACTACATTACAGTAACTGTATTATTGAGTACTGTGAATGTATAACTCACCACAGGTCTGTTGTTTAGAGGTAAGAGATGCGACAAATGAAGTGAGATCTGACACTGAACTCTTCAGGGCACTCAGgaaggcttgagggtgagtaaatcatgggttaattttcatttttgggtgaactaaccctttaaacaagaACTTTGCATAACTGTGTTCATAAAActtttttataggctttatagagaGACAGATTAAGAGTGGCtgttgaaggaccagcaccactttctcttgtaccactgtttgaagaattaatcttccagaatctggcagtaagttttgggagttaatttttagtccatctctgcaaaaCAGACTTCAGGGtaggagatggactaaaaatgaactcccaaaacttactgccagattctggaagatgaattcttcaaacagtggtacaagagaaagtggtgctggtccttcaagagacactctcaatctgtctgtctataaagcctattaAAGCagtgatgaactgagaaatcaaattttccttgagcttttgacatataagaggtcatcatactataagaatatcctttaagttttagagctgaaaacttccttgttagtccaataaaagctttaattgacaGCAGACCCAGCAAACAACAGGATTTACAAAGTGGGGCtctatgacgtcaaagggcatcaagcaccgcctctgcagaagaagatcaacgcctacttcatcactgcctgtttagccccgcccaccgattcgcacatgacatgcaatagaataggtagcctaagtaaCAGGCCTATGTGGTGCTAAACCAgatcgagctaccaagcaataaacatgccgttgaggattacaaaatattgtgcagtgcctggactcgacattaatgcaacaacatgtcagtaactgtgttaagtctaatgcctgatctgatattaatgattcatgtacagtcagatgatctttgtctgtgtgtcagtaaatcaaacctgtgactaaacgtcaacttgcattgtttctcttagtaggatgaaaataatctgttatttaacggTGATTATGTAAAGCGATCGCTCCCATTGCAATCATTGGAGCAGCGCACGCTGAAGCTGTTAAACAGCGTGAGTTTATAGTGACTGACATGCGCAAAACTCTCcttttattcaacgaatctcttagttatattgcatttgcactgttagttatgatgaaagcatttgttagtgtgcagaaattgagttacaatgatgagatcactgctttcatgatctcaacaacatgtctgtgattgactacagtgttcatctctgcaacctttcatgccacgacctaaatataatgccatagatctgaatgtaatgcaacacttttcacgattagttaaccttgagagctgtaatagtgaaaacgtgctaaaagagagagtaatatttggctatttcaaatggaacaatgctagccaatcacagcagtgggcgtttacactgaagtctcacagcagacacgccccttaaaacagagttcaaaccagagggctaaaatcagggtatgactttaatttataaattatgacaattttggatataaagagcatactaacattataagtgcaccccaggaaacattataaaacaataaaacaacgcaattcatgacccctttaaaaaaagttttatgaaAAATCTGAAAAAGCTACTTTAACCCTTTTTGAGAGATGAGAAGAAACTGATCAAGTAAGTGAAAAGTAGAAGAATAGTTCTAGTTGAAACTTCAGTATGTTATAcacattatattaataataataataataataataataacattgtaCAGTACCATCATTCTTGCTCCTTAGTTCCTTTACTTCATCATAAAGAGCATTTAACTTTTCCTCCATGGTCTTAATCTTCTGGAGTTCACTAATGATGTCAAATGTTGGTGACATTAAATCCTGTGCGGCTCCAACAGACAACAACACCACAATGCTCATTACCAGCTTCATCATTGCTGTGCTGTGATAGATCATGATCACAGAAAGACAACAACTTTTATTAAGCAGTCTGGGAGACTTTGGACTACAAATATTTAAACTTCCCTTTTTCATAAACCAAGAGTTTTTACGGTAAAAGTGTGCTATCTGACTTTATCAATCATTTATAGAGGTCATTAGCCATGAGAGGTGAATTAGTGAATTTGCTAATGTAGTTAAgttttaatgtacattttaatgaaacaaatgaaaaaaacattaaatgtaacatttaaagtGAAAGGTTGAACTGTTGATATATACGTagaattttatgttaaatgtattagtatttaattgtaataaactttattttaaatagaggAAATACATTCTCTTGAATATCTCTGCAGCTtgtcaaaaataacaaaataacaattttgttctcaaatgttaaatgttaggcctgcaagaaaaataaatgttagttatggttaattaaaaaaaattcgaTTACAAGTGTCTATACAACAAACAGATATAGTGTTCAATAGGAGAAATGGTGCTACATTTGAAGGATTGTATCCAATTTACCTTTAAACAAGATTGTAGCcaattttttgtctttttgtcacttttgattgtcTTGCCAATTTTCTTCACAGCTTCaggaaaaaaatgattttgttacttgattgatttttttatttcttgtatcttaaataaaacaaaaattaatgaCCAACTAGTAATTAATTAGGGCTCATTCTGATTCTAATTAGATCAATCTACCTATTATGTAACTGAAtgaaaaaagttgtgaaaaaagacattcttaagaaaaaaattagtaactacttgtaagactagtctaagtAGTTTAGTCTAAGCAATCGGTCCCAGACGTTCACACAGAAGGTGTCCGCTGAAGGTGTTCTGGTTAAAGATATCCGTGTAGATCTGATGATTCTCCATGAGCTGAAGATGAATCCTGTCCCCTTGCTCCAAAAGAAGACTGATGGAGTAGCAGGTTGTGTCCTCATCATCCCATCTGGGGGCATTATCTGTTGCTGACAGCACCGACCTACTGTTCTTTAGCAGTCTTCAAAAGAAGAAATCAAAAGTTatctggggcctcatttataaaatgttgcttAGAAACCGTCCTACATTTGATCTTACAGTCACTTCTCAAATGTGTGATTCAGAAAACAAGCATACGCACAAAAAACTTGCATCCACCTCTCTTCCACATGTGAAATTTCTAAATCGCAAATGATCTTGAAATTGTGCGCAGCTGAATAATTAAGGCGGAGATCTGAAACCAAAGTCATAAACATAACAGAGCACCAGTCAACGTCCAAATCTTTACTTGAGCACAGCGAGCAGCAAGAATTGCTGAGATATCCAAATACCTGCAGTATCCGACTCTCTGCCAGAAGAAAAAGTGCGTACGTCCGCTTAGACCCTGATGTGGCGCACATTAATATGAATGTTGCCGTGGATAGTTCAAATCTGTGAGTAGGTTTTATAAAATGACTCTGCAGGTCTTAAAACGATTCACGTCTGTAAGAGAGGCGtatacatattttattgttatatttttttgtgtgcatgttCATTCTCTGAATCACATACGCATATTTAAGAAACTATCATAAGATCAAATGTAAGATGGTTTCTATGcaacattttatgaaaaagGCCCTGTTTATGCAGGTGAAGGAAGTTGTTGGCAACATAAAAGCATGTAGGCCTGTGTGTGGTAGTCAGTAATGTGATCACTGTACATGATTTGTCTGATCATATTTAAGAGGGATTTATTCACTTGGGCTACGTCTACATTAATGAAAacggcatttttcatttcaatcCACACCAGCATTTTCAAGCGTTTTCCAAAAGTTTCTTGTCCACACTGAAATGTCAGAAAACGCTAAATTCACCTTACTGCACATACGTAAACCCTCATAAAAGCTCATTGAGATGATACAGATGATGAAAGCAACATTTCAGCAACTGTGTGAAAGTGAATAGCACAGGCACAATACAGGTATAAACATGAATATGAATACATAATTTCGTTGTATGCGAGTATAATGACAATAAAGgctttctattctattctaataTCTCTTGGTACAATATGCGTCATATGACGTGTCATCGTTTTCAAATACCTTCATTTTTTACAGTCCACACTACAATGCCAAAAAGGCGTTGTCAATTTATACACATTTAACAATGTTTTCAAAAAGGCtttcattttgttaataaaaacgTCGTCTCAGTGTGGACGGAAGGCCAAAACAGAGTGAAACAGATAGTGTGTACAAGGCCTTTTTGTTCTTTCAGTTGTGTCCTAATGTTTGATTCAGAAAAAGAATCCTTCACTAGCaatatatgactttattcatgTAATATACATGTGTGGTAGAGGCG
This DNA window, taken from Megalobrama amblycephala isolate DHTTF-2021 linkage group LG4, ASM1881202v1, whole genome shotgun sequence, encodes the following:
- the LOC125267848 gene encoding asialoglycoprotein receptor 1-like, which produces MIYHSTAMMKLVMSIVVLLSVGAAQDLMSPTFDIISELQKIKTMEEKLNALYDEVKELRSKNDAFLSALKSSVSDLTSFVASLTSKQQTCDVPVTCKSGWISYKSSCLLFSSNALNWTEARDYCKAQGALLLKIQDDDREWAFLNHHTIPTSYWVGLTDQTTGQWRWVDDTPYTMNKERWNPGQPDDWKQHGLGEEGEDCAAITHTGKLNDGHCSTKQGFICRVQF